From Bacillus pumilus, one genomic window encodes:
- a CDS encoding glutamate-5-semialdehyde dehydrogenase yields MNEVLEKAKKASTAKDQLLLKTTEQKNAALHAIATALKASSAYLLGENKKDVQAAEDKQFTPSVIDRITLTEERIDAIADATLQLIHLKDPIGETLETIQKENGLFIEKVRVPLGTVGMIYEARPNVTVDAATLCLKTGNAVILRGSSSAIHSNKAIVKVIHEALQTTDIPVDSVQLIEDTGRETAKTLFTLNEYLDVLIPRGGKNLIDLVVRESTVPVLETGAGNCHIYIDETAKNEMAEQIVLNAKTQRPSVCNAIESIVIHETWAKTYGASLFEALHANGVEIRGDEAVCALAPSASLATKEDYETEFLAPIVSIKIVESIEEAIQHIQTYSSKHSEAIISENDQHASLFLTAVDAAAVYHNASTRFTDGFEFGYGAEIGISTQKLHARGPMGLPALTSEKFVIRGQGQIRE; encoded by the coding sequence ATGAATGAAGTTCTTGAAAAAGCAAAAAAAGCAAGTACAGCCAAAGATCAGCTGCTGCTAAAAACGACGGAGCAAAAAAATGCAGCTTTACATGCCATCGCAACTGCACTTAAAGCATCTTCCGCTTATTTATTGGGGGAGAATAAAAAGGATGTTCAGGCTGCTGAGGACAAGCAGTTCACGCCTTCTGTCATTGACCGGATTACACTCACAGAAGAGAGAATTGACGCCATTGCAGACGCTACTCTTCAGCTGATTCACCTAAAAGACCCAATTGGTGAAACATTAGAAACCATTCAAAAAGAAAACGGTCTGTTCATCGAAAAGGTGCGTGTGCCTCTTGGAACGGTTGGAATGATTTATGAAGCAAGACCAAACGTGACAGTAGATGCTGCCACCCTTTGCCTCAAAACTGGGAATGCTGTTATTCTTCGCGGGAGCTCCTCTGCCATTCATAGTAATAAAGCGATTGTCAAGGTGATCCATGAAGCGCTTCAGACAACGGATATTCCAGTAGACAGTGTGCAATTGATTGAAGATACAGGCCGTGAAACGGCGAAAACGCTGTTCACTTTAAATGAATATCTGGATGTCCTTATTCCGCGCGGCGGGAAAAATTTAATTGATCTTGTCGTGAGAGAGTCTACCGTGCCAGTGCTTGAGACAGGTGCAGGGAACTGTCATATCTACATTGATGAAACAGCGAAAAACGAAATGGCTGAGCAGATTGTGCTGAATGCTAAAACCCAAAGGCCATCTGTTTGCAATGCGATCGAGAGCATTGTCATTCATGAAACATGGGCAAAAACATATGGCGCTTCGTTATTTGAAGCCCTTCATGCAAATGGGGTAGAGATACGGGGCGATGAAGCCGTATGTGCCCTTGCGCCTAGTGCTTCATTAGCGACAAAAGAGGACTATGAAACAGAGTTTTTAGCGCCGATTGTCAGTATTAAAATCGTAGAGAGCATAGAAGAAGCGATTCAGCATATTCAAACGTATAGCTCCAAGCACTCTGAAGCGATCATTTCGGAAAATGATCAGCATGCTTCACTTTTCTTAACAGCTGTCGATGCTGCCGCTGTCTATCACAACGCTTCTACTCGGTTCACAGATGGCTTTGAATTTGGCTACGGAGCAGAAATAGGGATTAGCACACAAAAACTGCATGCAAGAGGGCCGATGGGTCTGCCGGCTTTAACCTCTGAAAAATTTGTCATTCGTGGTCAAGGACAAATAAGAGAATAA
- a CDS encoding Rap family tetratricopeptide repeat protein → MAKIIPSSDIGVKINKWYELIRRFDSEQAEQLKQEIRTSLDSMEEDQNLLLYFSLMEFRHEVMLDYLKPLKEGKLRANFSELSKEIDEHQTHVTGMLEYYYHFFRGMYEFGRRQYIAAISSYQKAEHKLSFVSDDIERAEFHFKMSEIYYHMKQTHISMHHAKLALDVYIQHELYALRTIQCEFIVAGNYDDMRRHEKALPHLERALARSRDFQNVRFIASSLFNMGNSYYRMGDLDRALELMKESISLFDQNQSDHLRRSIDPLYTAAQILYKQGKHEEALHYREECMKRAEALQDDIHIQKTIFLEALYLKQDAEHIKRIFHFLESAYAYPDIEELALDTAKYYNEMEDYEKSSMFYGEAEHARIYIQRGDCLYEF, encoded by the coding sequence ATGGCGAAAATCATTCCCTCTTCGGATATTGGAGTGAAAATCAACAAGTGGTATGAATTAATCCGCAGATTTGATTCAGAACAAGCAGAACAATTAAAGCAGGAAATTCGCACCTCTCTTGATTCAATGGAAGAAGATCAGAATTTGCTTCTCTATTTTTCTTTAATGGAATTCAGGCATGAGGTCATGCTCGATTACTTAAAGCCATTAAAGGAAGGAAAGCTTCGCGCCAACTTTTCCGAGCTTTCGAAAGAAATAGATGAGCATCAAACACATGTCACAGGCATGCTTGAATACTACTATCATTTTTTCAGAGGCATGTATGAATTTGGCCGTAGGCAGTATATTGCTGCCATCTCGTCTTATCAAAAGGCAGAGCACAAGCTTTCTTTTGTGTCAGATGATATTGAACGTGCGGAATTTCATTTTAAAATGTCAGAAATATATTATCACATGAAACAAACACATATTTCGATGCACCATGCCAAACTGGCGCTGGATGTCTATATTCAGCATGAGCTATATGCGCTTCGCACGATCCAATGCGAATTTATTGTGGCCGGTAACTATGATGATATGAGAAGACATGAAAAGGCATTACCACATCTCGAGAGAGCGCTTGCGAGATCAAGAGACTTTCAGAATGTGCGTTTTATTGCTTCCTCTTTGTTTAATATGGGCAACAGTTATTACCGAATGGGAGATCTTGACCGCGCACTCGAACTAATGAAAGAATCCATCTCGTTATTTGACCAAAATCAATCCGATCACCTTCGTCGATCTATAGACCCTCTTTATACCGCTGCTCAGATATTATACAAACAAGGTAAACACGAAGAAGCCTTACACTACAGAGAAGAATGTATGAAGCGAGCAGAAGCACTTCAGGATGACATCCATATTCAGAAGACGATATTTTTAGAAGCATTGTACTTAAAGCAAGATGCGGAGCATATTAAACGAATTTTTCATTTTTTAGAGTCCGCCTATGCATATCCTGATATAGAGGAACTGGCATTAGACACCGCAAAGTATTATAATGAAATGGAGGATTATGAAAAATCTTCCATGTTCTACGGAGAAGCGGAACATGCTCGAATCTATATTCAGAGAGGGGATTGTTTATATGAATTTTAA
- a CDS encoding phosphatase, which yields MNFKKWTVVCTSITILALWLAAANADPDNRNHTLEQPNAQHDII from the coding sequence ATGAATTTTAAAAAATGGACAGTCGTCTGTACAAGCATCACCATCCTGGCGTTATGGCTGGCAGCAGCAAATGCCGACCCGGATAACAGAAACCACACGCTAGAACAACCAAATGCGCAGCATGACATCATCTAA
- a CDS encoding organic hydroperoxide resistance protein produces MSDVLFTATVSAVGGREGKVVSTDGVLEHDVAMPGTPRAKKLEKATNPEQLFAAGYSACFDSALQMVARQERIRFESEVTAHVSLVKDSSDDGFKLGVKLEVKGTGIEQSALDELVHKAHGVCPYSKATQGNIEVELVAVAQ; encoded by the coding sequence ATGTCAGACGTTTTATTTACTGCAACGGTATCAGCTGTCGGAGGAAGAGAAGGAAAGGTTGTTTCAACCGATGGTGTGCTTGAGCATGATGTAGCAATGCCTGGAACACCAAGAGCGAAAAAACTTGAAAAAGCAACAAATCCAGAGCAATTATTCGCAGCAGGCTACTCTGCATGTTTTGATTCAGCCCTTCAAATGGTCGCGAGACAAGAGCGTATCCGTTTTGAAAGTGAAGTAACAGCACATGTGAGCTTAGTGAAAGACAGTTCAGATGACGGCTTCAAACTAGGCGTTAAGCTAGAAGTAAAAGGAACTGGAATCGAGCAATCAGCATTAGATGAGCTTGTTCATAAAGCACATGGCGTATGCCCATATTCAAAAGCAACTCAAGGAAATATCGAAGTAGAACTAGTAGCTGTCGCACAATAA
- a CDS encoding MarR family winged helix-turn-helix transcriptional regulator, with amino-acid sequence MTNEFEHMKLENQLCFLLYASSREMTKQYKPLLEELDITYPQYLALLLLWEHGTLNVKTMGELLYLDSGTLTPMLKRMEQNGLIIRERSKEDERSVQIRLTEYGEQLKEKATAIPFHMLSGTGRSEEELKTLRASLHELLQKLTQPKG; translated from the coding sequence ATGACAAATGAATTCGAGCATATGAAGCTGGAAAATCAGCTTTGTTTCTTGTTATATGCAAGTTCAAGAGAGATGACGAAGCAATATAAACCGTTATTAGAAGAGTTAGACATTACGTATCCGCAATATTTGGCACTGCTTTTATTGTGGGAGCATGGGACATTAAATGTGAAAACGATGGGAGAGCTTTTATATTTAGACTCCGGTACACTCACACCTATGCTGAAACGGATGGAGCAAAACGGACTCATCATCCGCGAGCGCTCGAAAGAGGATGAACGTTCTGTGCAAATTCGTTTAACGGAATATGGCGAACAGCTAAAAGAGAAAGCTACTGCGATTCCATTTCATATGCTGTCTGGGACAGGCAGATCGGAAGAAGAGTTAAAAACACTGCGCGCCTCTTTACATGAGCTTTTGCAAAAATTAACACAACCAAAAGGCTGA
- a CDS encoding organic hydroperoxide resistance protein has translation MKPLFTAKVKAQHGRAGHVRSEDGVLDHNIVMPNAKKDGETGTNPEQLFAAGYAACFGGALEQVAKKQGIDIESEVEGHVSLLKDESDGGFKLGVKLIVSAKGLDHDKARELVEAAHEFCPYSKATRGNIEVELEVAE, from the coding sequence ATGAAACCATTATTCACAGCAAAAGTAAAGGCGCAGCATGGAAGAGCAGGACATGTTCGTTCAGAAGATGGTGTACTCGATCATAACATTGTCATGCCTAATGCAAAGAAAGACGGAGAGACTGGTACGAATCCAGAGCAATTATTTGCAGCCGGCTATGCAGCTTGTTTCGGAGGGGCACTTGAACAAGTAGCGAAGAAGCAAGGGATAGACATTGAATCAGAAGTAGAGGGACATGTCAGTCTTTTAAAAGATGAAAGTGATGGCGGCTTTAAGCTTGGTGTCAAGCTGATTGTGTCTGCAAAAGGCCTTGACCATGACAAAGCGAGAGAGCTTGTCGAGGCTGCGCATGAATTCTGTCCATATTCAAAAGCAACAAGAGGGAACATCGAAGTAGAGCTTGAAGTGGCTGAATAA
- a CDS encoding nucleoside deaminase translates to MNHEDFLQRAIDLAIEGVNSGTGGPFGAVIVKDGQIIAEGSNNVTTTNDPTAHAEVTAIRKACQTLHTYQLEDCILYTSCEPCPMCLGAIYWARPKAVYFAAGHQDAATSGFDDSFIYEEINKDYESRNIPFYQLTLQKNLAPFEAWETYEQKKEY, encoded by the coding sequence ATGAATCACGAAGATTTTTTACAACGTGCAATTGATCTTGCAATAGAAGGAGTCAATAGTGGTACTGGCGGCCCTTTTGGAGCAGTCATTGTCAAGGATGGACAGATTATTGCCGAGGGAAGCAACAATGTGACAACAACAAATGATCCAACCGCACATGCAGAAGTCACAGCCATTCGAAAGGCGTGCCAGACGCTACATACATACCAATTAGAAGATTGTATTTTATATACAAGCTGTGAGCCTTGCCCGATGTGCCTTGGCGCTATTTACTGGGCTAGACCAAAAGCGGTGTATTTTGCTGCTGGACATCAGGATGCAGCGACTTCTGGTTTTGATGACTCGTTTATTTATGAAGAAATCAACAAGGATTACGAATCAAGAAATATTCCATTTTATCAGCTGACACTTCAAAAAAACCTTGCACCGTTTGAAGCTTGGGAAACATACGAACAAAAGAAAGAATATTAA
- the metE gene encoding 5-methyltetrahydropteroyltriglutamate--homocysteine S-methyltransferase, whose translation MTIVKTSNLGFPRIGLNREWKKALESYWKGQTDRETLLSTLDEQFLTAIKKQIDQQIDVVPSGDFTFYDHVLDTAVMFNWIPERFRSLKDPLDTYFAMARGTKDAVSSEMTKWFNTNYHYIVPEYEKSTEFKLTHNKPLEAYEKVKTAFGVETKPVVLGLYTFVSLSKGYEPNEVKEIQQRLVPLYTQVLKELEEAGVKWVQIDEPALVTASYEDVKAVKEIYQTIKEAVPALNILLQTYFDSVDAYEELVTYPVEAIGLDFVHDQGRNLDQVKKHGFPKDKILAAGVIDGRNIWRSDLGERLSFISEVIADAQPKEVWLQPSSSLLHVPVAKHPSEQLEEKLLNGLSYATEKLDELTTLKEGLTKGAAAIEAAINEAKQALLTLKEFAKGTNADFTAERNNLSSKDFKRPAAFEERLRIQNESLELPLLPTTTIGSFPQSAEVRSARQKWRKNEWTDAEYDEFIKKETQRWIDIQEEIGLDVLVHGEFERTDMVEYFGEKLAGFAFTKFAWVQSYGSRCVKPPIIYGDVEFTAPMTVKETVYAQSLTEKKVKGMLTGPVTILNWSFPRTDISRKDIAFQIAFALRKEVEALEEAGIQVIQVDEPALREGLPLKESDWAEYLNWAAESFRLSTSSVQNETQIHTHMCYSNFEDIVDTIEDLDADVITIEHSRSHGGFLDYLEKHPYLKGLGLGVYDIHSPRVPSVEEMSQIIDDALNVCPTDRFWVNPDCGLKTRQEPETIAALKNMVTAAEVARKKLAQHA comes from the coding sequence TTGACAATTGTTAAAACAAGTAATCTAGGTTTTCCGCGAATTGGTTTAAACAGAGAATGGAAAAAAGCACTTGAGTCTTATTGGAAGGGTCAAACAGACCGCGAAACCCTCTTAAGCACACTGGATGAACAATTTTTAACAGCCATTAAAAAGCAAATTGATCAACAAATTGATGTTGTTCCTTCTGGAGATTTTACCTTCTACGATCACGTGCTCGATACTGCTGTCATGTTCAATTGGATTCCAGAGCGCTTCCGCAGCTTGAAAGACCCACTAGATACATACTTTGCGATGGCAAGAGGAACAAAAGATGCTGTCTCAAGTGAAATGACAAAATGGTTTAATACAAACTATCACTACATCGTTCCAGAATACGAAAAAAGCACCGAATTCAAACTCACACATAACAAACCGCTTGAAGCTTACGAAAAGGTGAAAACGGCGTTTGGTGTTGAAACAAAACCTGTTGTACTTGGTCTTTATACATTTGTCTCACTTTCTAAAGGCTATGAACCAAATGAAGTAAAAGAGATTCAGCAGCGTCTCGTGCCGCTTTATACTCAGGTTTTAAAAGAACTTGAAGAAGCTGGCGTCAAATGGGTTCAAATTGATGAACCAGCACTTGTCACCGCTTCATATGAAGACGTGAAAGCCGTAAAAGAAATCTATCAAACGATTAAAGAAGCCGTACCTGCCTTAAACATTCTTCTTCAAACATACTTTGATTCAGTAGATGCCTATGAAGAGCTTGTCACATATCCTGTTGAAGCCATCGGTCTTGATTTTGTCCATGATCAAGGACGCAATCTTGATCAAGTGAAAAAGCATGGCTTCCCGAAAGATAAAATTTTAGCAGCAGGCGTCATTGATGGAAGAAATATTTGGAGATCAGATCTTGGAGAAAGATTGTCATTCATTTCTGAGGTCATTGCTGACGCTCAGCCGAAGGAAGTATGGCTGCAGCCATCAAGCAGTTTGCTGCATGTACCAGTTGCAAAACACCCAAGCGAACAGCTTGAAGAAAAACTATTAAACGGACTGTCTTATGCCACTGAAAAGCTGGATGAATTAACAACATTAAAAGAAGGCTTAACAAAAGGAGCCGCAGCGATTGAAGCCGCCATCAATGAAGCCAAGCAAGCACTTCTTACTTTAAAAGAATTTGCAAAAGGAACCAATGCGGATTTCACAGCAGAACGCAACAATCTTTCATCGAAAGACTTTAAGCGTCCAGCTGCCTTTGAAGAGCGCCTTCGTATCCAAAACGAATCTCTTGAACTGCCGCTCTTGCCAACAACAACTATTGGCAGCTTCCCGCAGTCTGCTGAAGTGCGCAGTGCTCGTCAAAAATGGCGTAAAAATGAGTGGACAGATGCCGAGTATGATGAATTTATTAAGAAAGAAACACAAAGATGGATTGATATTCAGGAGGAAATTGGCCTGGACGTTCTCGTACATGGGGAATTCGAACGTACAGACATGGTTGAATACTTCGGTGAGAAGCTAGCCGGATTTGCCTTTACGAAATTTGCTTGGGTACAATCCTACGGATCACGCTGCGTGAAGCCGCCAATCATTTATGGAGATGTCGAGTTTACAGCGCCAATGACCGTGAAAGAGACGGTTTACGCACAAAGCTTAACGGAGAAAAAGGTCAAAGGAATGCTGACAGGACCTGTCACCATTTTAAACTGGTCTTTCCCAAGAACAGATATTTCCCGGAAAGACATTGCCTTCCAAATCGCTTTCGCATTACGTAAAGAGGTAGAAGCGTTAGAAGAAGCAGGGATTCAAGTTATTCAAGTGGATGAACCTGCGCTAAGAGAAGGTCTTCCACTCAAAGAAAGTGATTGGGCAGAATATTTAAACTGGGCAGCAGAGTCGTTCCGACTATCAACATCATCTGTTCAAAATGAAACGCAAATTCATACACATATGTGCTACAGTAACTTCGAGGATATTGTCGATACGATCGAAGACCTTGATGCCGACGTAATTACGATTGAACATTCACGCAGTCATGGCGGATTCCTCGATTACTTAGAAAAGCATCCGTATTTGAAAGGACTTGGACTTGGTGTATATGACATTCATAGCCCGCGCGTTCCATCTGTCGAAGAAATGAGTCAAATCATTGATGATGCGCTGAACGTATGTCCGACAGATCGCTTCTGGGTGAATCCTGACTGTGGTCTAAAAACGAGACAAGAGCCTGAAACCATTGCTGCTTTGAAAAACATGGTGACGGCTGCTGAAGTCGCTCGTAAAAAGCTGGCGCAGCATGCATAA
- a CDS encoding S8 family peptidase: MKGEIRLIPYEVKANVMEAKETPESIQEIKAPELWSSGFKGKGITIAVLDTGCDTGHPDLKDQIIGGKNFTDDDNGDAENVKDYNGHGTHVAGTIAATDQNGGILGVAPEAKLLIVKVLGGENGSGKYEWIINGINYAAEQKVDIISMSLGGPSNEPALQEAIQNAVKSGVLVVCAAGNEGDGDERTEEFSYPAAYNEVIAVGSVSLARESSEFSNANKEIDLVAPGEDILSTLPNHKYGRLTGTSMAAPHVSGALAIIKNAEEEAFQRKLTEPEVYAQLVRRTLPLKQSKALVGNGFLYLTAPDVLLEKTLEADLLSL; encoded by the coding sequence ATGAAAGGTGAAATTCGCTTAATTCCGTATGAAGTAAAAGCCAATGTGATGGAAGCGAAAGAGACGCCGGAAAGTATTCAGGAGATTAAAGCACCCGAACTTTGGTCAAGTGGCTTCAAAGGAAAAGGCATAACCATTGCTGTCCTTGATACAGGTTGCGACACGGGGCATCCCGACTTAAAAGATCAGATTATCGGAGGCAAGAACTTTACCGATGATGACAACGGAGATGCTGAAAATGTGAAAGACTACAACGGGCATGGCACCCATGTAGCAGGGACGATTGCTGCAACAGATCAAAATGGTGGAATTTTAGGGGTTGCCCCTGAAGCTAAGCTGCTGATCGTGAAAGTTCTTGGCGGTGAAAATGGCAGCGGGAAATACGAATGGATCATTAATGGCATCAACTATGCCGCTGAGCAGAAGGTGGATATTATCTCCATGTCTCTCGGTGGTCCAAGCAATGAGCCCGCCTTGCAGGAAGCCATTCAAAACGCGGTGAAAAGCGGTGTACTTGTTGTGTGCGCAGCAGGAAATGAAGGGGACGGGGACGAGCGTACGGAAGAGTTCTCCTACCCAGCAGCATACAATGAAGTCATTGCCGTCGGCTCTGTTTCCCTTGCAAGAGAATCCTCAGAATTTTCTAATGCCAATAAAGAAATCGACCTCGTCGCTCCAGGAGAAGATATTTTATCCACTCTCCCAAACCATAAATACGGCAGACTCACAGGCACCTCAATGGCAGCCCCTCACGTAAGCGGTGCACTAGCCATTATTAAAAATGCCGAGGAAGAAGCGTTCCAGCGCAAGCTGACAGAGCCTGAGGTCTATGCTCAGCTTGTCAGAAGAACCCTTCCACTGAAGCAGTCGAAAGCCCTCGTAGGAAATGGATTTTTATATTTAACTGCGCCTGATGTCCTTTTAGAAAAAACATTGGAAGCAGATCTTTTATCTCTATAG
- a CDS encoding response regulator transcription factor, which translates to MNKGKILVVEDEKKIARVLSLELEYEGYEVTVKETGMDGLQALEEESFDLVLLDVMLPELSGLEVLRRVRKTNTATPIILITARGSVPDKVSGLDLGANDYITKPFDIEELLARIRAQLRLNIKAQEEKETELSIADLTVNEKTRDIQRAGQMLELTPREYDLLVHLLKHQQQVLTRDQLLTAVWGFDYFGDTNVVDVYIRYLRKKVDYPFEKQLIHTVRGVGYVMKG; encoded by the coding sequence ATGAACAAAGGGAAGATACTCGTAGTCGAAGATGAAAAGAAAATTGCAAGGGTGCTGTCACTAGAGCTTGAATATGAAGGATATGAGGTGACAGTCAAAGAGACAGGAATGGATGGACTCCAGGCTCTTGAAGAGGAAAGCTTCGATTTGGTGCTGCTTGACGTCATGCTTCCAGAATTAAGCGGTCTTGAAGTGCTGAGAAGGGTTCGAAAGACAAATACAGCGACACCTATTATTTTGATAACAGCAAGAGGGAGTGTGCCTGATAAAGTAAGCGGCCTCGATCTTGGGGCGAATGATTATATTACAAAGCCCTTTGACATAGAAGAATTATTAGCGCGAATTCGTGCGCAGCTAAGGTTGAATATAAAGGCGCAAGAAGAAAAGGAAACAGAGCTTAGCATAGCAGATTTGACCGTCAACGAGAAAACAAGAGACATACAAAGGGCCGGGCAAATGCTTGAGCTCACACCGAGAGAATATGACCTGCTTGTCCACTTGCTGAAGCATCAGCAGCAAGTGCTCACAAGAGATCAGCTTTTAACAGCCGTTTGGGGCTTTGATTACTTCGGTGACACAAACGTAGTGGATGTCTATATTCGTTATTTAAGGAAAAAAGTCGATTACCCATTCGAAAAACAGCTGATTCACACAGTGAGAGGTGTGGGTTATGTGATGAAAGGATAA
- a CDS encoding HAMP domain-containing sensor histidine kinase — MRLKNKIQLYTSLSLFLMVLLFHTAIYFIFSITLTQKDMSRLSEVAENIAIALKKSEEEGLPSSELLKAYLPQNGMIRVVTETGESKLTVTKESTFSSLPFTYESGQTAEIKEYNKHMTAFAAIPVIWTNGEIVSLQVYEEIENTEENLALLRMILIAAGVLIIVLSYFAGHILTKQIVRPISRMTSTMKASMKEKAFKRIKLAGDSKDELYQMGQTFNEMSEILEKHYEKEQQFLHDASHELKTPITVIMSYSNLLKRWGQTRPEVIEESSQAIHDEAKKMKRLTDQLLTLAKNGQPLYLDMKPVDLGHLCKQVCHTLEVATNRTIQSLVQTDQPLVAEGDEEKIKQLLTILIDNAVKYSTEPVDVTCGWAGEKPFISVVDHGIGIKEKDLPKIFDRFFRVDEARNSETGGTGLGLSIAKQIAEEHGADLKVDSHIGEGTTMTILFKK, encoded by the coding sequence ATGAGATTAAAAAATAAAATCCAGCTTTATACATCGTTGTCCTTGTTTTTAATGGTGCTTCTGTTTCATACAGCCATTTATTTTATTTTTTCGATAACCTTGACGCAAAAAGATATGTCCCGGCTGTCTGAGGTCGCTGAAAATATTGCCATTGCTTTAAAAAAATCAGAAGAAGAGGGTCTTCCATCCTCGGAGCTGCTGAAAGCGTACTTGCCCCAAAATGGCATGATCCGTGTCGTGACAGAAACGGGTGAATCAAAGCTGACTGTCACAAAGGAGTCAACGTTTAGTTCACTGCCTTTTACATATGAATCTGGGCAGACAGCAGAAATCAAAGAATACAACAAGCATATGACTGCGTTCGCTGCAATTCCGGTCATTTGGACAAATGGAGAGATTGTGTCGCTTCAAGTATATGAAGAAATCGAAAATACGGAAGAAAATTTGGCGTTATTAAGAATGATTTTAATCGCTGCTGGCGTTTTAATTATAGTGCTTTCCTATTTTGCTGGCCACATTTTAACAAAACAAATCGTACGCCCTATTAGTAGAATGACGAGCACCATGAAGGCAAGTATGAAGGAGAAGGCGTTTAAGCGAATCAAACTAGCAGGCGATTCAAAGGATGAATTGTATCAAATGGGACAAACCTTTAATGAAATGTCAGAAATCCTCGAGAAGCATTATGAGAAAGAGCAGCAATTCTTGCATGATGCCTCTCATGAATTGAAGACACCGATTACCGTCATTATGAGCTACAGCAATTTACTAAAACGCTGGGGACAGACACGTCCAGAAGTGATAGAAGAATCCTCTCAAGCGATTCATGATGAAGCGAAAAAAATGAAAAGGCTGACAGATCAATTATTAACACTTGCGAAAAATGGTCAGCCGCTTTACTTGGACATGAAGCCAGTTGATCTTGGTCATTTATGCAAGCAGGTATGTCATACACTTGAAGTCGCAACCAATCGAACCATTCAATCTCTTGTGCAAACAGATCAGCCGCTCGTCGCTGAGGGGGATGAAGAGAAAATCAAACAGCTTTTGACCATCTTGATTGATAATGCAGTTAAATATAGTACAGAGCCAGTTGATGTGACATGCGGATGGGCGGGAGAGAAACCGTTTATTTCAGTCGTTGACCATGGGATTGGCATAAAAGAAAAAGATCTGCCGAAAATCTTTGACCGCTTTTTTCGTGTGGATGAAGCAAGAAACAGTGAGACGGGCGGAACCGGACTTGGTCTTTCAATTGCGAAGCAAATTGCGGAAGAGCACGGGGCCGACCTGAAGGTGGACAGTCATATCGGCGAAGGGACAACCATGACCATTCTTTTTAAGAAATAA